A single Panthera tigris isolate Pti1 chromosome A3, P.tigris_Pti1_mat1.1, whole genome shotgun sequence DNA region contains:
- the LOC102969770 gene encoding beta-1,3-galactosyl-O-glycosyl-glycoprotein beta-1,6-N-acetylglucosaminyltransferase 7 isoform X7, which produces MSQLRATKPGLLVCTAVCVCVFLYLRDPPPEEPEESTYPAAVECGFYPDELCSALSEGKEAAPQIATFCKNPHGSQILAHLRTPGNCSRISQEVHFITRPLSAEEGNFSLAYIVTTHKDLAMFVQLLRSIYVPQNLYCIHVDKKAPKKYKSAVQTLVSCFENIFISSKGGRVAHTGFTRLQADLTCMRDLVRSKFQWNYVLNLCGHDFPIKTNKEIIRYIRSKWTDKNITPGVIQPPNVTSETSRSRLEFTPEGSIYGSPNRRFKDEPPHNLTIYFGSAYYVLTRKFVEFVLTDIRAKDLLQWSRDVQSPEQHYWVTLNRLKDAPGATPDAGWEGDIRAIKWRNEEGSVHDGCKEKPGSLKSWAPGSIMA; this is translated from the exons ATGAGCCAGCTGCGGGCCACGAAGCCCGGACTCCTCGTGTGCACAGCCGTGTGCGTGTgcgtttttctttatttaagggATCCACCTCCGGAGGAACCAGAGGAGTCCACCTATCCAGCAGCGGTGGAATGTGGCTTTTATCCAGATGAACTGTGTTCAGCTTTATCTGAAGGGAAAGAGGCCGCCCCTCAAATTGCAACTTTTTGTAAAAACCCTCATGGTTCTCAAATACTTGCTCACTTGCGCACACCAGGAAACTGCTCCAGGATTTCCCAGGAGGTGCATTTCATAACCAGACCCTTGTCTGCAGAAGAGGGCAATTTCTCTTTGGCATATATCGTAACTACTCACAAGGACCTGGCTATGTTTGTGCAGCTGCTCAGGTCTATTTATGTGCCTCAAAACCTTTACTGTATTCATGTTGACAAAAAGGCCCCAAAGAAGTATAAGAGTGCTGTGCAAACCCTGGTGagctgttttgaaaatatttttatttcatcaaaggGAGGAAGAGTGGCCCACACTGGCTTTACAAGACTGCAGGCAGATCTTACTTGCATGAGAGATCTGGTCCGTTCCAAATTTCAGTGGAACTATGTCCTTAACCTTTGTGGACACGACTTTCCAatcaaaaccaacaaagaaatcaTACGCTACATCAGGAGCAAATGGACTGATAAAAACATCACTCCTGGAGTAATCCAACCACCAAACGTTACATCCGAGACAAGTAGAAGTCGTCTTGAATTCACCCCTGAAGGAAGTATCTACGGATCTCCAAACAGGAGATTCAAAGATGAACCACCCCATAACTTAACAATTTATTTTGGAAGCGCTTACTACGTACTAACGAGGAAGTTTGTAGAATTTGTACTGACGGACATCCGCGCAAAAGACCTGCTCCAGTGGTCCAGAGACGTCCAGAGCCCAGAACAGCATTACTGGGTGACTCTGAACCGACTGAAAG ATGCCCCGGGAGCCACACCTGATGCTGGCTGGGAAGGAGACATTCGAGCCATTAAATGGAGGAACGAGGAGGGAAGTGTTCACGATGGATGTAAAG
- the LOC102969770 gene encoding beta-1,3-galactosyl-O-glycosyl-glycoprotein beta-1,6-N-acetylglucosaminyltransferase 7 isoform X8, with product MSQLRATKPGLLVCTAVCVCVFLYLRDPPPEEPEESTYPAAVECGFYPDELCSALSEGKEAAPQIATFCKNPHGSQILAHLRTPGNCSRISQEVHFITRPLSAEEGNFSLAYIVTTHKDLAMFVQLLRSIYVPQNLYCIHVDKKAPKKYKSAVQTLVSCFENIFISSKGGRVAHTGFTRLQADLTCMRDLVRSKFQWNYVLNLCGHDFPIKTNKEIIRYIRSKWTDKNITPGVIQPPNVTSETSRSRLEFTPEGSIYGSPNRRFKDEPPHNLTIYFGSAYYVLTRKFVEFVLTDIRAKDLLQWSRDVQSPEQHYWVTLNRLKDAPGATPDAGWEGDIRAIKWRNEEGSVHDGCKDFSYT from the exons ATGAGCCAGCTGCGGGCCACGAAGCCCGGACTCCTCGTGTGCACAGCCGTGTGCGTGTgcgtttttctttatttaagggATCCACCTCCGGAGGAACCAGAGGAGTCCACCTATCCAGCAGCGGTGGAATGTGGCTTTTATCCAGATGAACTGTGTTCAGCTTTATCTGAAGGGAAAGAGGCCGCCCCTCAAATTGCAACTTTTTGTAAAAACCCTCATGGTTCTCAAATACTTGCTCACTTGCGCACACCAGGAAACTGCTCCAGGATTTCCCAGGAGGTGCATTTCATAACCAGACCCTTGTCTGCAGAAGAGGGCAATTTCTCTTTGGCATATATCGTAACTACTCACAAGGACCTGGCTATGTTTGTGCAGCTGCTCAGGTCTATTTATGTGCCTCAAAACCTTTACTGTATTCATGTTGACAAAAAGGCCCCAAAGAAGTATAAGAGTGCTGTGCAAACCCTGGTGagctgttttgaaaatatttttatttcatcaaaggGAGGAAGAGTGGCCCACACTGGCTTTACAAGACTGCAGGCAGATCTTACTTGCATGAGAGATCTGGTCCGTTCCAAATTTCAGTGGAACTATGTCCTTAACCTTTGTGGACACGACTTTCCAatcaaaaccaacaaagaaatcaTACGCTACATCAGGAGCAAATGGACTGATAAAAACATCACTCCTGGAGTAATCCAACCACCAAACGTTACATCCGAGACAAGTAGAAGTCGTCTTGAATTCACCCCTGAAGGAAGTATCTACGGATCTCCAAACAGGAGATTCAAAGATGAACCACCCCATAACTTAACAATTTATTTTGGAAGCGCTTACTACGTACTAACGAGGAAGTTTGTAGAATTTGTACTGACGGACATCCGCGCAAAAGACCTGCTCCAGTGGTCCAGAGACGTCCAGAGCCCAGAACAGCATTACTGGGTGACTCTGAACCGACTGAAAG ATGCCCCGGGAGCCACACCTGATGCTGGCTGGGAAGGAGACATTCGAGCCATTAAATGGAGGAACGAGGAGGGAAGTGTTCACGATGGATGTAAAG
- the LOC102969770 gene encoding beta-1,3-galactosyl-O-glycosyl-glycoprotein beta-1,6-N-acetylglucosaminyltransferase 7 isoform X6 — MSQLRATKPGLLVCTAVCVCVFLYLRDPPPEEPEESTYPAAVECGFYPDELCSALSEGKEAAPQIATFCKNPHGSQILAHLRTPGNCSRISQEVHFITRPLSAEEGNFSLAYIVTTHKDLAMFVQLLRSIYVPQNLYCIHVDKKAPKKYKSAVQTLVSCFENIFISSKGGRVAHTGFTRLQADLTCMRDLVRSKFQWNYVLNLCGHDFPIKTNKEIIRYIRSKWTDKNITPGVIQPPNVTSETSRSRLEFTPEGSIYGSPNRRFKDEPPHNLTIYFGSAYYVLTRKFVEFVLTDIRAKDLLQWSRDVQSPEQHYWVTLNRLKDAPGATPDAGWEGDIRAIKWRNEEGSVHDGCKGPKSEDNDSKNCTSYPI, encoded by the exons ATGAGCCAGCTGCGGGCCACGAAGCCCGGACTCCTCGTGTGCACAGCCGTGTGCGTGTgcgtttttctttatttaagggATCCACCTCCGGAGGAACCAGAGGAGTCCACCTATCCAGCAGCGGTGGAATGTGGCTTTTATCCAGATGAACTGTGTTCAGCTTTATCTGAAGGGAAAGAGGCCGCCCCTCAAATTGCAACTTTTTGTAAAAACCCTCATGGTTCTCAAATACTTGCTCACTTGCGCACACCAGGAAACTGCTCCAGGATTTCCCAGGAGGTGCATTTCATAACCAGACCCTTGTCTGCAGAAGAGGGCAATTTCTCTTTGGCATATATCGTAACTACTCACAAGGACCTGGCTATGTTTGTGCAGCTGCTCAGGTCTATTTATGTGCCTCAAAACCTTTACTGTATTCATGTTGACAAAAAGGCCCCAAAGAAGTATAAGAGTGCTGTGCAAACCCTGGTGagctgttttgaaaatatttttatttcatcaaaggGAGGAAGAGTGGCCCACACTGGCTTTACAAGACTGCAGGCAGATCTTACTTGCATGAGAGATCTGGTCCGTTCCAAATTTCAGTGGAACTATGTCCTTAACCTTTGTGGACACGACTTTCCAatcaaaaccaacaaagaaatcaTACGCTACATCAGGAGCAAATGGACTGATAAAAACATCACTCCTGGAGTAATCCAACCACCAAACGTTACATCCGAGACAAGTAGAAGTCGTCTTGAATTCACCCCTGAAGGAAGTATCTACGGATCTCCAAACAGGAGATTCAAAGATGAACCACCCCATAACTTAACAATTTATTTTGGAAGCGCTTACTACGTACTAACGAGGAAGTTTGTAGAATTTGTACTGACGGACATCCGCGCAAAAGACCTGCTCCAGTGGTCCAGAGACGTCCAGAGCCCAGAACAGCATTACTGGGTGACTCTGAACCGACTGAAAG ATGCCCCGGGAGCCACACCTGATGCTGGCTGGGAAGGAGACATTCGAGCCATTAAATGGAGGAACGAGGAGGGAAGTGTTCACGATGGATGTAAAG
- the LOC102969770 gene encoding beta-1,3-galactosyl-O-glycosyl-glycoprotein beta-1,6-N-acetylglucosaminyltransferase 7 isoform X5 has translation MSQLRATKPGLLVCTAVCVCVFLYLRDPPPEEPEESTYPAAVECGFYPDELCSALSEGKEAAPQIATFCKNPHGSQILAHLRTPGNCSRISQEVHFITRPLSAEEGNFSLAYIVTTHKDLAMFVQLLRSIYVPQNLYCIHVDKKAPKKYKSAVQTLVSCFENIFISSKGGRVAHTGFTRLQADLTCMRDLVRSKFQWNYVLNLCGHDFPIKTNKEIIRYIRSKWTDKNITPGVIQPPNVTSETSRSRLEFTPEGSIYGSPNRRFKDEPPHNLTIYFGSAYYVLTRKFVEFVLTDIRAKDLLQWSRDVQSPEQHYWVTLNRLKDAPGATPDAGWEGDIRAIKWRNEEGSVHDGCKALRTAAESLERKATVPWVGFLVDAAMCLLKFSKYVWTSI, from the exons ATGAGCCAGCTGCGGGCCACGAAGCCCGGACTCCTCGTGTGCACAGCCGTGTGCGTGTgcgtttttctttatttaagggATCCACCTCCGGAGGAACCAGAGGAGTCCACCTATCCAGCAGCGGTGGAATGTGGCTTTTATCCAGATGAACTGTGTTCAGCTTTATCTGAAGGGAAAGAGGCCGCCCCTCAAATTGCAACTTTTTGTAAAAACCCTCATGGTTCTCAAATACTTGCTCACTTGCGCACACCAGGAAACTGCTCCAGGATTTCCCAGGAGGTGCATTTCATAACCAGACCCTTGTCTGCAGAAGAGGGCAATTTCTCTTTGGCATATATCGTAACTACTCACAAGGACCTGGCTATGTTTGTGCAGCTGCTCAGGTCTATTTATGTGCCTCAAAACCTTTACTGTATTCATGTTGACAAAAAGGCCCCAAAGAAGTATAAGAGTGCTGTGCAAACCCTGGTGagctgttttgaaaatatttttatttcatcaaaggGAGGAAGAGTGGCCCACACTGGCTTTACAAGACTGCAGGCAGATCTTACTTGCATGAGAGATCTGGTCCGTTCCAAATTTCAGTGGAACTATGTCCTTAACCTTTGTGGACACGACTTTCCAatcaaaaccaacaaagaaatcaTACGCTACATCAGGAGCAAATGGACTGATAAAAACATCACTCCTGGAGTAATCCAACCACCAAACGTTACATCCGAGACAAGTAGAAGTCGTCTTGAATTCACCCCTGAAGGAAGTATCTACGGATCTCCAAACAGGAGATTCAAAGATGAACCACCCCATAACTTAACAATTTATTTTGGAAGCGCTTACTACGTACTAACGAGGAAGTTTGTAGAATTTGTACTGACGGACATCCGCGCAAAAGACCTGCTCCAGTGGTCCAGAGACGTCCAGAGCCCAGAACAGCATTACTGGGTGACTCTGAACCGACTGAAAG ATGCCCCGGGAGCCACACCTGATGCTGGCTGGGAAGGAGACATTCGAGCCATTAAATGGAGGAACGAGGAGGGAAGTGTTCACGATGGATGTAAAG